A portion of the Anoplopoma fimbria isolate UVic2021 breed Golden Eagle Sablefish chromosome 15, Afim_UVic_2022, whole genome shotgun sequence genome contains these proteins:
- the colec11 gene encoding collectin-11 isoform X2, whose amino-acid sequence MIGEKLLLPILLMSVLSLSYEQHLTEESCTVQILVPGLKGEPGEKGQKGAPGRPGRVGPPGEIGQTGLKGQKGIMGHYGKVGPSGMKGVKGDMGDPGPKGPNGEPGVPCECTPMRKMIGEMDILVAQLSSELKFIKNAVAGIKETDSKVYLLVKEEKRYSDAELYCQTRGGHLAMPKDEGSNAAIAGYITEAGLNRVYIGINDLRREGVFTYVDLSAMTTFSKWRKGEPNNAYDDEDCAEMVASGEWTDVACQPTMYFVCEFDKESA is encoded by the exons ATGATAGGAGAGAAGCTATTATTGCCCATATTACTAATGTCTGTGCTGAGTTTGTCATATGAACAGCACTTGACAGAGGAGTCCTGCACTGTTCAGATCCTTGTCCCTGGCCTCAAAG GTGAACCAGgagaaaaaggtcaaaaaggAGCACCGGGGAGACCAGGAAGAGTTGGCCCTCCTGGAGAGATTg gtcAAACTGGACTTAAAGGTCAGAAAGGCATAATGGGGCATTATGGAAAAGTGGGCCCAAGTGGAATGAAAG GGGTAAAGGGAGACATGGGGGATCCAGGTCCAAAGGGCCCTAATGGAGAACCAG GTGTTCCGTGTGAGTGCACACCAATGAGAAAGATGATTGGTGAAATGGACATTCTTGTGGCACAGCTCTCCTCCGAACTGAAATTCATCAAAAATg CTGTTGCTGGCataaaagagacagacagtaagGTCTATCTGTTGGTGAAGGAGGAGAAACGCTACTCCGACGCTGAGCTCTACTGTCAGACGAGGGGAGGGCACCTGGCCATGCCTAAAGATGAGGGCTCCAACGCCGCCATCGCAGGGTACATAACCGAAGCGGGCCTGAACAGAGTCTACATCGGCATTAATGACCTGCGCCGCGAGGGGGTTTTCACCTACGTGGATCTCTCTGCCATGACCACGTTCAGCAAGTGGAGAAAGGGAGAGCCCAACAATGCCTACGATGACGAGGACTGCGCTGAGATGGTGGCCTCTGGGGAGTGGACTGACGTGGCGTGCCAGCCGACCATGTATTTCGTTTGTGAATTTGACAAGGAGAGTGCCTGA
- the colec11 gene encoding collectin-11 isoform X1 has product MIGEKLLLPILLMSVLSLSYEQHLTEESCTVQILVPGLKGEPGEKGQKGAPGRPGRVGPPGEIGQTGLKGQKGIMGHYGKVGPSGMKGVKGDMGDPGPKGPNGEPGVPCECTPMRKMIGEMDILVAQLSSELKFIKNALPSPAAVAGIKETDSKVYLLVKEEKRYSDAELYCQTRGGHLAMPKDEGSNAAIAGYITEAGLNRVYIGINDLRREGVFTYVDLSAMTTFSKWRKGEPNNAYDDEDCAEMVASGEWTDVACQPTMYFVCEFDKESA; this is encoded by the exons ATGATAGGAGAGAAGCTATTATTGCCCATATTACTAATGTCTGTGCTGAGTTTGTCATATGAACAGCACTTGACAGAGGAGTCCTGCACTGTTCAGATCCTTGTCCCTGGCCTCAAAG GTGAACCAGgagaaaaaggtcaaaaaggAGCACCGGGGAGACCAGGAAGAGTTGGCCCTCCTGGAGAGATTg gtcAAACTGGACTTAAAGGTCAGAAAGGCATAATGGGGCATTATGGAAAAGTGGGCCCAAGTGGAATGAAAG GGGTAAAGGGAGACATGGGGGATCCAGGTCCAAAGGGCCCTAATGGAGAACCAG GTGTTCCGTGTGAGTGCACACCAATGAGAAAGATGATTGGTGAAATGGACATTCTTGTGGCACAGCTCTCCTCCGAACTGAAATTCATCAAAAATg CACTGCCCTCCCCTGCAGCTGTTGCTGGCataaaagagacagacagtaagGTCTATCTGTTGGTGAAGGAGGAGAAACGCTACTCCGACGCTGAGCTCTACTGTCAGACGAGGGGAGGGCACCTGGCCATGCCTAAAGATGAGGGCTCCAACGCCGCCATCGCAGGGTACATAACCGAAGCGGGCCTGAACAGAGTCTACATCGGCATTAATGACCTGCGCCGCGAGGGGGTTTTCACCTACGTGGATCTCTCTGCCATGACCACGTTCAGCAAGTGGAGAAAGGGAGAGCCCAACAATGCCTACGATGACGAGGACTGCGCTGAGATGGTGGCCTCTGGGGAGTGGACTGACGTGGCGTGCCAGCCGACCATGTATTTCGTTTGTGAATTTGACAAGGAGAGTGCCTGA